A single window of Senegalia massiliensis DNA harbors:
- the eutC gene encoding ethanolamine ammonia-lyase subunit EutC, producing MVSEKDLKEIVEQVLSQLDGKPSDNSDKCSLPETKVSDVDNSELSDITEVNLREQLLVPEPENKEEYLELKKNTAARVGVWRAGPRCKTSTLLRFRADHAVAMDAVFTSVDEKIVEEMDLFTVKTKCKDKDEYITRPDLGRQFADEEINKMKENCKKNPQVQIIVADGLSSTAIEANIRDILPTLKQGLEGYGLELGTPFFIKYGRVPSMDVVSEVTGADVTCLLVGERPGLATGESMSAYIAYKATVGMPEARRNVVSNIHKDGTAAVEAGAHIAHIINEMVKQKTSGLDLEL from the coding sequence ATGGTATCTGAAAAAGATTTAAAAGAAATAGTTGAACAAGTATTATCACAATTAGATGGTAAACCTTCTGATAATAGTGATAAATGTTCTTTACCAGAAACAAAAGTATCAGATGTAGATAATAGTGAATTGTCTGATATAACTGAAGTGAATTTAAGGGAACAATTATTAGTGCCAGAACCAGAGAATAAGGAAGAGTATTTAGAGCTTAAAAAGAATACAGCTGCTAGAGTAGGTGTTTGGAGAGCTGGACCAAGATGTAAGACAAGCACACTTTTAAGATTTAGAGCAGATCATGCAGTTGCAATGGATGCAGTATTTACAAGTGTAGATGAAAAAATTGTTGAAGAAATGGATCTTTTTACAGTTAAAACAAAGTGTAAAGATAAAGATGAATATATAACTAGACCAGATTTAGGTAGACAGTTTGCTGATGAAGAAATAAATAAAATGAAAGAAAACTGCAAAAAGAATCCACAAGTTCAAATAATAGTTGCAGATGGATTAAGCTCTACAGCTATTGAAGCTAATATTAGAGATATACTTCCAACATTAAAGCAAGGGTTAGAAGGATATGGACTTGAACTTGGAACACCATTCTTTATTAAATATGGACGAGTTCCATCAATGGATGTAGTTTCAGAAGTTACTGGAGCAGATGTTACTTGTCTTTTAGTAGGAGAAAGACCTGGACTTGCAACAGGAGAAAGTATGAGTGCATATATAGCATATAAAGCAACAGTTGGAATGCCAGAAGCAAGAAGAAATGTAGTTTCAAATATTCATAAAGATGGTACTGCTGCAGTAGAAGCAGGAGCTCATATAGCTCACATTATAAATGAAATGGTAAAACAAAAAACTAGTGGTTTAGATTTAGAATTATAA
- the eutA gene encoding ethanolamine ammonia-lyase reactivating factor EutA has protein sequence MMEQILSVGIDIGTSTTQLVFSKLFIENTASSFAIPKVNIVDKKVIYKSNIYYTPLKSITEIDGEYVKTIIESEYKKANISPKDVDTGAVIITGETARKENANLVLEKLSGLAGDFVVATAGPDLESIIAGKGAGADVISKQEKTVVANLDIGGGTTNISIFDRGEVIDTTCLDIGGRLIKVNPDTMKIEYVSDKIKKLAKNIDIDLEVGKKINQHELNYVTDKMSDVLEEVLGIGVKQNSKDLDLILTTKGLKKEYDIEYISFSGGVADCIYDAEENKESFQYGDIGVVLGKSIRKSMLFDEFKVHKPSETIRATVVGAGTHTTDISGSTITFTKDMFPFKNIPILKLASQDEELDYHSLSGVIQEKLNWFNLEDGNQLIALALKGVKNISFNELQSLAKSIIEGMKGIIDTKKPLIVIVENDIAKALGQTINRLLGYNKDIVCIDSVKVKNGDFIDIGKPLANGKVVPVVIKTLAFGY, from the coding sequence TTGATGGAGCAAATACTTAGTGTAGGAATAGACATAGGAACTTCTACTACTCAATTAGTTTTTAGCAAACTATTTATTGAAAATACAGCTTCTTCTTTTGCTATACCGAAAGTAAATATAGTAGATAAAAAAGTTATATATAAAAGCAATATTTATTATACTCCTTTAAAATCTATAACTGAAATAGATGGTGAATATGTAAAGACAATTATAGAGTCAGAATATAAAAAAGCTAATATATCACCTAAAGATGTAGATACAGGAGCAGTAATAATAACTGGAGAGACAGCTAGAAAAGAAAACGCTAACTTGGTTTTAGAAAAATTAAGTGGATTAGCAGGAGATTTTGTAGTAGCTACTGCAGGACCTGATTTAGAATCTATAATTGCTGGAAAAGGTGCAGGAGCTGATGTGATTTCTAAACAAGAAAAAACAGTAGTAGCAAATTTAGATATTGGAGGCGGTACTACAAATATATCTATATTTGATAGAGGTGAAGTTATTGATACTACTTGTTTAGATATAGGTGGCAGATTAATTAAAGTAAATCCTGATACTATGAAAATTGAATATGTATCAGACAAAATAAAAAAGCTTGCTAAAAATATAGATATTGATTTAGAAGTTGGAAAAAAAATAAACCAACATGAATTAAATTATGTAACAGATAAAATGTCAGATGTGCTTGAAGAAGTATTAGGTATAGGAGTTAAGCAAAATAGTAAAGATCTAGATTTGATATTAACTACTAAGGGACTTAAAAAAGAATATGACATAGAATATATTTCTTTTTCAGGTGGAGTTGCAGATTGCATATATGATGCTGAAGAGAACAAAGAAAGTTTTCAATATGGTGATATAGGTGTAGTCTTAGGTAAAAGTATAAGAAAAAGTATGTTGTTTGATGAGTTTAAAGTACACAAGCCATCTGAAACTATAAGAGCTACAGTTGTAGGAGCAGGAACTCATACTACTGATATAAGTGGAAGTACTATTACTTTTACAAAAGATATGTTCCCATTTAAAAATATCCCTATTTTAAAACTTGCAAGTCAAGATGAAGAGTTAGATTACCATAGTTTAAGTGGAGTAATCCAGGAAAAACTTAATTGGTTTAACCTAGAAGATGGCAATCAACTAATAGCTTTAGCATTGAAGGGGGTGAAGAATATAAGCTTTAATGAGCTGCAATCTTTAGCCAAAAGTATCATTGAAGGTATGAAAGGAATAATAGATACTAAAAAACCTTTAATAGTTATTGTGGAAAATGACATAGCAAAAGCATTAGGACAAACCATAAACAGACTTTTAGGTTACAACAAAGATATAGTTTGTATAGACAGTGTAAAGGTGAAAAATGGTGACTTTATAGATATAGGTAAGCCTTTAGCAAATGGAAAGGTTGTTCCTGTTGTAATCAAGACATTAGCATTTGGATATTAA
- a CDS encoding EutP/PduV family microcompartment system protein, giving the protein MKKIIIIGSIGSGKTTLIQSLKKMNTQYKKTQALEYYGNIIDTPGEYLENRRYYNALTIASYDCDEIALIQDSSNKRCVFPPNFASIFTKPVIGIVTKIDKEDTYIEDSIKCLELAGAQKIFKVSSKEDIGIKDIQNYIND; this is encoded by the coding sequence ATGAAAAAAATTATTATTATTGGTTCAATTGGTAGTGGGAAAACTACTTTAATACAGTCTTTAAAAAAAATGAATACTCAATATAAAAAGACACAAGCTTTAGAATATTATGGTAATATCATAGATACTCCAGGAGAGTATTTAGAAAATAGAAGATATTATAATGCTCTTACAATAGCATCCTATGATTGTGATGAGATAGCATTAATACAAGATTCAAGCAATAAAAGGTGTGTTTTTCCGCCTAACTTTGCTTCAATATTCACAAAACCAGTTATAGGTATAGTTACTAAAATAGATAAAGAAGATACCTATATTGAGGATTCTATAAAATGTCTTGAATTAGCTGGAGCTCAGAAAATATTTAAAGTAAGTTCAAAAGAAGATATAGGCATAAAAGATATACAAAATTATATTAATGATTAA
- a CDS encoding ANTAR domain-containing response regulator: protein MKYNIVIADDEPITRMDLKEFLEEEGYNVVGQASDGFDAVELCKEYNPDLVLMDVKMPILDGMKASKVILKDNIAKSVILLTAYSGPEFIKQAKEIGVMGYIVKPINKPNLIPAIEVAIAKGREIQEIKKDIKTAKDKLEARKVIEKAKGILMETNNITEDQAYKKIKKLSMDKRCPMQDIASAIIMSNA, encoded by the coding sequence ATGAAATATAATATAGTGATAGCCGATGATGAGCCTATTACTAGAATGGACCTTAAGGAGTTTTTAGAGGAAGAAGGCTACAACGTTGTAGGGCAAGCTTCTGATGGGTTCGATGCAGTAGAATTATGTAAAGAGTATAATCCTGATTTAGTTCTTATGGATGTTAAAATGCCTATATTGGATGGTATGAAAGCATCTAAGGTAATATTAAAAGATAATATTGCTAAGAGTGTAATATTACTCACAGCTTATAGTGGACCAGAGTTTATAAAACAAGCAAAAGAAATTGGAGTTATGGGATATATTGTAAAACCCATAAATAAACCAAATCTTATACCTGCTATTGAGGTTGCCATAGCTAAAGGTAGAGAAATTCAAGAGATAAAAAAAGATATAAAAACAGCAAAAGATAAATTAGAAGCCAGAAAGGTTATTGAAAAAGCAAAAGGTATATTGATGGAAACAAATAATATTACTGAAGATCAAGCATATAAGAAAATTAAAAAACTAAGCATGGATAAACGTTGTCCTATGCAAGATATTGCATCTGCAATTATAATGAGTAATGCATAG
- a CDS encoding BMC domain-containing protein, whose product MKNEALGMIETYGYIGAIEAADVCVKSANVKLLGCEFVRGGLVTIHITGDVGAVKASIDAAEAAVKKVGSLISSHVIPRPGEGIEKILPVGENENSNEEDIKEEVKEEKEVNEDSKLQDKIEPEEKKEQNQESQKESNKEEKSNEDNSSFDIKIYTKEELKNIKTVKLRTIARELDGKYSDFFPIERNKIKYSKKNELISAILKFYERVK is encoded by the coding sequence ATGAAAAATGAAGCTCTAGGAATGATAGAAACATATGGATATATAGGAGCAATTGAAGCTGCAGACGTATGTGTAAAATCAGCTAATGTGAAGTTGTTAGGTTGTGAATTTGTAAGAGGAGGACTTGTAACTATTCATATAACAGGTGATGTAGGAGCAGTAAAAGCATCTATAGATGCAGCAGAAGCAGCCGTTAAAAAAGTGGGTAGTTTAATATCCTCTCATGTAATACCTAGACCTGGCGAAGGTATTGAAAAAATATTGCCTGTAGGGGAAAATGAGAACAGTAATGAAGAAGATATTAAAGAGGAAGTAAAAGAAGAAAAAGAAGTAAATGAAGATTCAAAACTACAAGATAAAATAGAGCCAGAAGAAAAGAAAGAGCAAAATCAAGAATCACAAAAAGAGTCAAATAAAGAAGAAAAATCAAATGAAGACAATAGTTCATTTGATATAAAAATTTATACTAAAGAAGAACTTAAAAATATAAAAACAGTTAAGTTAAGAACTATAGCTCGAGAATTAGATGGTAAATATAGTGATTTTTTTCCAATAGAAAGAAATAAAATTAAATACTCTAAGAAAAACGAGCTAATAAGTGCAATACTAAAGTTTTATGAAAGGGTGAAGTAG
- a CDS encoding ethanolamine ammonia-lyase subunit EutB: MILKTKLFGEVYQFKSIKEVLAKANEEKSGDNLAGVAAESTTERIAAKEVLSNLTLKDLRNNPVIGYDEDEVTRIIQDSVNERIYGEIKNWTVGEFREWLLDHKTTESKIKRVSRGITSEMVAAVTKLMSNLDLIYAASKIRITATCNTTIGVPGTASARLQPNHPTDNVEGILISAMEGLSYGIGDAVIGLNPVNDSVSKVTEVLNAFEDLKNKWEIPSQTSVLAHITTQMKAVEKGAPADMIFQSIAGSEKGNEAFGVNAKLIGEARDLMLKEGTSAGPNVMYFETGQGSELSSDAHHGVDQVTLEARCYGLAKKYDPFIVNTVVGFIGPEYLYDSKQVIRAGLEDHFMGKLSGISMGVDVCYTNHMKTDQNDIENLSILLHNAGCNYIIGTPLGDDVMLNYQSAGYHDIAALRELMNLKPIKEFHEWTEKMGITRNGVLTERAGDASIFLK, encoded by the coding sequence ATGATATTAAAAACTAAATTATTTGGAGAAGTATATCAGTTTAAATCAATTAAAGAAGTATTAGCTAAAGCCAATGAAGAAAAATCAGGGGATAATTTAGCAGGAGTTGCAGCAGAGTCAACAACTGAAAGAATAGCTGCAAAAGAAGTATTAAGCAATTTAACACTTAAGGATTTAAGAAATAACCCTGTTATTGGTTATGACGAAGATGAAGTTACTAGAATTATTCAAGACTCAGTAAATGAAAGAATTTATGGAGAAATAAAGAATTGGACAGTTGGAGAATTTAGAGAATGGTTGTTAGATCATAAAACTACAGAAAGCAAGATTAAAAGAGTAAGCAGAGGAATTACAAGTGAAATGGTTGCAGCTGTAACAAAGTTAATGTCAAACTTAGACCTTATATATGCTGCAAGTAAAATCAGAATAACTGCTACTTGTAATACAACAATAGGAGTTCCTGGTACTGCTTCTGCAAGACTTCAACCTAACCATCCAACAGATAATGTAGAAGGAATCTTAATTTCTGCTATGGAAGGATTATCTTATGGTATTGGTGATGCTGTAATAGGATTAAACCCTGTAAATGACAGTGTTAGCAAGGTTACTGAAGTATTAAATGCATTTGAAGACCTTAAAAACAAATGGGAAATACCTTCACAAACAAGTGTATTAGCTCATATTACTACTCAAATGAAAGCAGTAGAAAAAGGTGCACCTGCAGATATGATATTCCAAAGTATAGCAGGATCTGAAAAAGGTAATGAAGCATTTGGAGTAAATGCTAAATTAATAGGAGAAGCTAGAGATTTAATGTTAAAAGAAGGTACTTCAGCAGGGCCTAATGTAATGTATTTTGAAACAGGACAAGGTTCAGAGTTATCATCTGATGCTCATCATGGAGTAGACCAAGTAACATTAGAAGCAAGATGTTATGGATTAGCTAAAAAATATGATCCATTTATAGTAAATACAGTTGTTGGATTTATAGGACCAGAATATCTATACGATAGCAAGCAAGTTATAAGAGCAGGACTTGAAGATCACTTCATGGGTAAACTTAGTGGAATTTCAATGGGAGTTGACGTATGCTACACTAACCACATGAAAACTGACCAAAATGATATAGAAAATCTTTCAATATTATTACACAATGCAGGATGTAACTATATAATAGGTACTCCACTTGGAGACGATGTAATGCTTAACTATCAATCAGCAGGTTATCATGATATAGCAGCTTTAAGAGAGTTAATGAATCTAAAACCTATAAAAGAATTCCATGAGTGGACAGAAAAAATGGGCATAACAAGAAATGGAGTTTTAACTGAAAGAGCTGGAGATGCATCAATCTTTTTAAAATAA
- a CDS encoding 1-propanol dehydrogenase PduQ: MNRFEVGPQILYGRGSIGCLIEKDFRNVMLVTEKFIVDSEISKKVTNILSLQGSDYNVFSEVKPDPTVDLVIKALDMMVSKRPDCIIALGGGSSIDTAKAMMYFFMKMDQNKDIQKPYFVAIPTTSGTGSEVTSYSVITDTKEGKKIAFDDIIMMPDLAIVDSKFTITVPEKVTADTGLDILTHSIEAFVSKKSNDYTDTLAEGAIKIVFSYLLKAFKDGKDEVAREKLHNASTMAGIAFNNSSLGINHSLAHALGARFHIPHGRANAMLMPHIIKYNSEDRQARSRYAYITKSIGIEVPDEINSVNALVKAVEILNEKLGIPYTLKDMGIEKEEFYNAIDEMVDKAMNDICTENNPRIPSRTDFIKIYQDLYNGKK, encoded by the coding sequence ATGAATAGATTTGAGGTAGGACCTCAAATACTTTATGGCAGAGGTTCTATTGGATGCTTGATTGAAAAAGACTTTAGAAACGTTATGCTTGTAACTGAAAAATTCATAGTGGATTCTGAAATATCCAAAAAAGTTACTAATATTCTCAGTTTACAAGGATCTGATTATAATGTATTTTCAGAGGTGAAACCAGACCCTACTGTAGATTTAGTAATTAAAGCTTTAGATATGATGGTATCTAAAAGACCAGATTGTATAATTGCTCTTGGTGGTGGTTCATCTATTGATACAGCTAAAGCGATGATGTATTTTTTCATGAAAATGGATCAAAACAAAGATATACAGAAACCATATTTTGTAGCAATTCCTACAACAAGTGGAACAGGTTCTGAAGTAACATCTTATTCTGTGATTACAGATACTAAGGAAGGCAAGAAGATAGCTTTTGATGATATAATCATGATGCCAGATTTAGCTATAGTGGATTCTAAATTCACAATAACAGTGCCGGAAAAAGTAACTGCAGATACTGGGTTAGATATATTGACTCATTCCATTGAAGCATTTGTATCTAAAAAATCAAATGATTATACAGATACATTGGCTGAAGGAGCTATTAAGATAGTATTTAGTTATTTGCTTAAAGCATTTAAAGATGGTAAAGATGAGGTTGCTAGAGAAAAACTTCATAATGCCTCTACTATGGCAGGTATTGCATTTAACAATTCGTCTCTAGGAATAAATCATAGTTTGGCACATGCATTAGGAGCTAGATTTCATATACCTCATGGAAGAGCAAATGCTATGTTAATGCCACATATCATAAAATATAATTCAGAAGATAGACAAGCTAGAAGTAGATATGCTTATATAACAAAAAGTATAGGTATAGAAGTGCCAGATGAAATAAATAGTGTGAATGCACTTGTAAAAGCAGTTGAGATACTAAACGAAAAACTTGGAATTCCATATACATTAAAAGATATGGGAATAGAAAAAGAAGAATTCTATAATGCTATAGATGAAATGGTTGATAAAGCAATGAATGATATATGCACAGAAAACAATCCAAGGATTCCATCTAGAACAGATTTTATAAAGATATATCAAGATTTATATAATGGAAAAAAATAG
- the eutL gene encoding ethanolamine utilization microcompartment protein EutL, whose protein sequence is MKNDPICAEVLSVKLIPNVDDDLAKALELKPGHKSIGLITTNVDDVGYTALDDATKKAEVAVAYAKSFYGGADNANTKLAGEFIGILSGPTPAEVRSGLDAAVDFIKNDACFYSANDDDSIVYYAHCISRTGSFISDMCGIREGEAVAYLIAPPIESMYAMDAALKAADVKMVEFYGPPSETNFGGGLLTGSQSACKAACDAFAAAVNSVADNPVKY, encoded by the coding sequence ATGAAAAATGATCCAATTTGTGCAGAGGTATTAAGTGTTAAATTGATTCCAAATGTGGATGATGACTTAGCAAAAGCATTAGAACTAAAACCAGGACATAAGAGTATAGGATTAATAACAACAAATGTTGATGATGTTGGGTATACTGCATTAGATGATGCTACAAAGAAAGCAGAAGTTGCAGTAGCATATGCTAAATCTTTCTATGGTGGAGCTGACAATGCAAATACAAAACTCGCAGGTGAATTTATAGGTATTCTATCAGGCCCTACACCAGCTGAAGTAAGAAGTGGTTTAGATGCAGCAGTTGATTTTATTAAAAATGATGCATGTTTCTATAGTGCAAATGATGATGATTCTATAGTATATTATGCTCATTGTATTTCAAGAACAGGATCATTTATATCTGATATGTGTGGAATTAGAGAAGGAGAAGCTGTAGCTTACCTTATAGCACCTCCAATAGAATCTATGTATGCAATGGATGCTGCTCTAAAAGCTGCAGATGTTAAGATGGTAGAATTTTATGGACCACCATCTGAGACTAACTTTGGTGGAGGATTATTGACTGGTAGTCAATCAGCGTGTAAGGCAGCATGTGATGCATTTGCAGCTGCAGTAAATAGTGTAGCTGATAATCCAGTTAAATATTAG
- a CDS encoding putative manganese-dependent inorganic diphosphatase, protein MNETIYITGHKNPDSDSICSALAYAEYKNGNGNINAIPVRLGKINRETKFILDYFGVEAPKALDTIRLSVEDLHFDKIAPITPDISFRMALELMKKNNLNSIPVVGDKEELLGIVTISDIIQAYIDVWDNTILGKSKASIDNIIDTLSAKPIYIPDQIKEFNGKLLVLAMEPNTVSNYIDKDDIVICGNRKDIQNSALEKDISLMIVTGNLDVEDDIIKKAKSKNIAIISTPHDTFTTSRLIPQSIPVDYVMTKKNLVLFDLDDLVDDVKAKMSQTRYRSYPVTDNTNRVVGLISRYHLISSKKKKIILVDHNERSQSIDGLEEAEILEIIDHHRVADVFTGTPIYFRNEPVGSTATVIASIFFENGRRPSKKIAGILAAAIISDTLLFKSPTATKTDKVMLKRLEKIANLNVKEFAMEMFKEGTSLIGKTPDQLLSEDFKVFTIDEQKIGIAQVYTMDPESLKDMKADLLSLMQKRIETEGYTTFILMLTDIFEQASEMIVVGENKELIAKSFDKQIKNNSFYAKGVLSRKKQVVPPITSAITNLEEI, encoded by the coding sequence ATGAATGAAACCATATATATAACAGGACATAAAAACCCAGACTCTGACTCAATTTGTTCTGCACTTGCATATGCAGAATATAAAAATGGAAATGGTAATATAAACGCTATTCCAGTAAGACTTGGAAAAATTAATAGAGAAACTAAATTCATATTAGACTACTTTGGAGTTGAAGCACCAAAGGCTTTAGACACTATAAGACTCAGTGTAGAAGATTTGCATTTTGATAAAATTGCACCTATTACTCCTGATATATCTTTTCGAATGGCTTTAGAATTAATGAAAAAAAACAATTTAAATAGTATCCCTGTAGTAGGTGATAAAGAAGAATTACTAGGTATAGTAACAATTTCAGATATTATACAGGCATATATTGATGTATGGGATAATACAATACTAGGTAAATCTAAAGCATCAATAGACAATATAATAGACACACTTTCTGCTAAACCTATATATATTCCAGACCAAATAAAAGAATTTAATGGAAAACTTTTAGTTCTTGCTATGGAACCAAATACTGTCTCTAATTATATAGATAAAGATGATATTGTTATATGTGGAAACAGAAAAGATATTCAAAACAGTGCATTAGAAAAAGATATTTCACTTATGATTGTAACAGGAAACTTAGATGTCGAAGATGATATTATAAAAAAAGCAAAATCAAAAAATATCGCTATAATATCTACACCACATGATACATTTACTACATCTAGACTAATTCCACAATCTATTCCTGTTGATTATGTAATGACAAAGAAAAATTTAGTTTTATTTGATTTAGATGATTTAGTAGATGATGTAAAAGCGAAAATGAGTCAAACTAGATATAGATCATATCCAGTAACAGACAATACAAATCGTGTTGTAGGACTTATCTCTAGATACCATTTAATATCAAGTAAAAAGAAAAAGATAATCTTAGTAGACCATAATGAAAGAAGTCAATCTATAGATGGATTAGAAGAAGCAGAAATATTAGAAATAATAGATCATCATAGAGTAGCAGATGTATTTACAGGCACTCCTATATATTTTAGAAATGAACCTGTAGGTAGTACTGCAACTGTTATTGCTTCAATATTTTTTGAAAATGGAAGAAGACCTTCAAAGAAAATTGCAGGAATACTTGCTGCTGCAATTATATCTGATACGCTTTTATTTAAATCTCCTACTGCTACAAAGACAGATAAAGTCATGCTTAAAAGACTTGAAAAAATAGCCAATCTGAACGTTAAAGAATTTGCCATGGAAATGTTTAAAGAAGGAACATCTCTCATAGGAAAAACACCAGATCAATTATTAAGTGAAGATTTTAAAGTATTTACAATTGATGAGCAAAAAATAGGTATAGCTCAAGTATATACTATGGATCCAGAAAGTTTAAAAGATATGAAAGCAGATTTACTCTCCCTTATGCAAAAAAGAATTGAAACAGAAGGCTATACAACATTTATCCTTATGCTTACAGACATTTTTGAGCAAGCTTCAGAAATGATAGTTGTAGGAGAAAATAAGGAGCTTATAGCAAAATCATTTGATAAACAAATAAAAAATAATTCATTTTATGCAAAAGGTGTGCTTTCAAGGAAAAAACAAGTTGTACCACCAATTACATCTGCTATAACTAATTTAGAAGAAATATAG
- a CDS encoding sensor histidine kinase, with amino-acid sequence MHRMEGDIIIREICKKHTTLSDSDIDKIKEVSRVLPLIANLVKADIFIDCLTEDSDTAIVVAEASPTTATSMYKNSVVGQLAFRKNEPAAIRTLEIGMPTRDLKAITQENKTVRQSVVPIYNNNEDVIACLIMEQDITRDINETHKMEVLTETTEQLTETLLNFEDSKHSLTYHVNDAIVIFDKKGIATYANPVAKELYKKLGYKDPVIGMDFNNLSLDENSIIEVINEPSLRKTEITAGKFVLQLKYALMRSENKIIGITMLIKDITEVRQKEKELILKSVAIREIHHRVKNNLQTIASLLSLQSRRVKNESVKKAFHESINRMLSIAVTHEILAQNGIDDIDLKTIINKIKNSTLRLGLPYKKKINIKIKGDSITINSDKATSIALVVNELLQNSLEHAFKGKAEGNIEISVQKGILYSSISIIDDGRGFNIDENKKHSLGLEIVKSIVKDKLQGHLNMDSTSNGTKVIFDFKNE; translated from the coding sequence ATGCATAGAATGGAGGGGGACATTATCATTAGAGAAATATGTAAAAAGCACACTACCCTTTCTGATTCTGATATAGATAAAATTAAAGAAGTATCAAGGGTATTACCTTTGATAGCTAATTTAGTAAAGGCAGATATATTTATAGATTGTTTAACGGAAGATTCAGATACTGCTATAGTTGTTGCAGAGGCATCACCTACTACAGCTACTTCTATGTATAAAAATTCAGTTGTTGGTCAATTAGCTTTTAGAAAAAATGAACCAGCTGCTATTAGAACTTTAGAAATAGGAATGCCTACACGTGATTTAAAAGCTATAACACAGGAAAATAAAACAGTAAGACAAAGTGTTGTACCAATTTATAATAATAATGAAGATGTTATAGCGTGTTTGATAATGGAACAAGATATAACTCGGGATATAAATGAAACACACAAAATGGAAGTGCTTACAGAGACTACGGAACAACTTACAGAGACATTATTAAATTTTGAAGATAGTAAACATTCTTTGACCTATCATGTTAATGATGCCATAGTTATATTTGACAAAAAGGGAATAGCAACTTATGCAAATCCAGTTGCAAAAGAGCTTTATAAAAAGTTAGGGTATAAAGATCCTGTAATAGGAATGGATTTTAATAACTTATCTTTAGATGAAAATTCTATTATAGAAGTTATAAACGAACCTAGCTTGAGAAAGACCGAAATTACTGCAGGTAAATTTGTACTACAGTTAAAATACGCATTGATGAGAAGTGAAAACAAGATAATAGGAATTACAATGCTTATAAAAGATATAACTGAGGTAAGGCAAAAGGAAAAAGAGTTAATTTTAAAATCTGTTGCTATAAGGGAAATACACCATAGAGTAAAAAATAATTTACAAACAATTGCTAGTCTTTTGAGTCTTCAATCTAGAAGGGTTAAAAATGAATCAGTGAAAAAGGCTTTTCATGAAAGTATAAATAGAATGCTTAGTATTGCTGTTACTCATGAGATATTAGCTCAAAATGGTATAGATGATATAGATTTAAAAACTATAATAAATAAAATAAAAAATAGTACTTTAAGGTTAGGTTTACCTTATAAGAAGAAGATAAATATAAAAATAAAAGGCGATAGCATAACTATAAATTCTGATAAGGCTACTTCAATAGCATTAGTAGTAAATGAATTATTACAAAATTCTTTGGAGCATGCTTTTAAAGGTAAGGCTGAAGGAAATATAGAAATATCTGTACAAAAAGGTATATTATATTCCAGTATTTCTATAATTGACGATGGTCGTGGTTTTAATATAGATGAAAATAAAAAACATAGTTTAGGCCTTGAAATAGTAAAGAGTATTGTAAAGGATAAACTACAAGGGCATTTGAATATGGATTCTACGTCAAATGGTACGAAAGTAATTTTTGATTTTAAAAACGAATAA
- the eutS gene encoding ethanolamine utilization microcompartment protein EutS has product MEKENKQRIIQEFVPGKQVTLAHLIANPDRSIYVKLGLNDEFSDAIGILTITPSEAAIIAADVATKSADVEIGFIDRFSGSLVITGDVSSVESSLKEIIAVLSDSLLFTPAQITRS; this is encoded by the coding sequence ATGGAAAAAGAAAACAAACAAAGAATAATACAAGAATTTGTTCCTGGGAAACAAGTGACTTTAGCACATCTTATTGCAAATCCTGACAGGAGTATATATGTTAAGTTGGGACTAAATGATGAATTTAGTGATGCTATTGGTATACTTACTATAACTCCTAGTGAAGCAGCTATAATAGCAGCAGATGTAGCTACAAAATCAGCAGATGTAGAAATAGGTTTTATAGATAGATTTAGTGGATCTTTAGTTATTACTGGAGATGTATCAAGTGTAGAATCATCTTTAAAGGAAATAATAGCAGTATTGAGTGACTCACTTTTATTTACTCCAGCACAAATTACTAGATCATAA